One genomic region from Pirellulales bacterium encodes:
- a CDS encoding secretin N-terminal domain-containing protein, whose amino-acid sequence MALTVGTSGFAADATFVGRLATVVQPEVAQRLKLSDEVRAKLTQIINEREDAVQETVLLIRNLPAAEREARLAPFRAESEKLGLALLTPEQLAMLDQAELDLRGPAAWADPQIAALLKFTPEQSAQIEALLNELKATGGSVGSTAAQSAVRIEFDRKLLALLTKEQRSTWDKMSGNGGGEIPQNASTPAEAASPPVAATNATPATSPANSPMPMESSASPGTADSQNLAGESAAGDSSEINPGRNRRFNDRGRGRDDGVAPPENAIARGEKLRFSFRFTPWKDVIEWFAGQADLSLVSDVYPPGTFNYQDTKYYSPTEALELLNGILQTKGYALLRRERMLMVINLQDGIPQNLVPFVDAKELEQRANSEMVSTVFRLERLTADEASNEIKLLLGPQGSVINFPKARMISVTDTVGRLKTIRSVLDRVENPAELTNESIQQLQLSHSGANEALAMVKQLLNIPADRSSNADGSIRLLANPAAKTLVVSGRPDGIAKVKEILQVVDQPGNGLGGIDGSPQLEIYATGSADGEALLRVLQTLLSTSPDVRLEINPQNGNLIALARPAEHATIRATLDQMQKDSRKIEVIKLRMVDPIVAKDTIARLYEGASGGSAPLIEAEGNSRQLIVRATDGQLAQIKEMLNQMGEGDVTDSTLATEEKLNNVRLVQVNPRMIGSVLGKVEQVWPALHKNRIRVITPANSSLPAGSSTIYAGSGIQERRVWPSDPAPSSSPGTTPSPSAENPQRTPNIANPPAETAPDPRLPRSPREPSVPGPIRTETDLKPTQFRATPQPASQPSEQRGNPTAFQYEAPRYEAPSLVTVRRHHPPAQVSNLPRASRIYTVAQLSTTAPSDPAANPTDRPLDGDPGRSAEDAASPDPSEPPPVIVSVGPAGIMITCDDKQALDDFESLLKSMAGPQTANQREFTIFYLKYAKAQVTSELLEQIFATGGSSSSGGGGGLLGNIAGAALGGFGGGLMGDLMGFGGGGGDSSPTLKASGTISMIPDARLNALIVQANPTDIDMIEQLLKIIDQESSPEEVQIVSRPRLIAVYYTSASSMADIIRAQYSDRITSTGGQPRQPSPEEFIQALRGGNNRRNNNQRRAEETSKISIGVDARTNSLIVTAPEPIFQEIKELVAQLDQEDNGSKEAMALVSLKGYNSQTVQQALTQIIGSENVMTNQTARNTNRNNTGTGGGGNQGGNDFQRQVQFMQGLQGFQGGGGRGFPGGGGGFPGGGGGFPGGGGGFPGGGGGFPGGGGGRGFPGGGGGFPGGGGFPGGGGGRGR is encoded by the coding sequence TTGGCTCTGACGGTTGGCACGAGCGGTTTCGCCGCGGACGCCACTTTCGTGGGCCGGTTGGCGACGGTTGTCCAGCCCGAAGTAGCCCAGCGGTTAAAGCTGAGCGACGAGGTGCGGGCCAAGTTGACGCAAATCATTAATGAGCGTGAAGATGCGGTGCAAGAGACTGTCCTTTTAATCCGCAATCTACCCGCCGCCGAACGCGAGGCCCGCCTGGCCCCTTTTCGCGCTGAATCAGAAAAGCTGGGCTTGGCATTGCTGACGCCCGAACAGCTGGCCATGTTGGATCAGGCGGAATTGGATTTGCGGGGACCCGCCGCCTGGGCCGATCCCCAGATAGCCGCGCTCCTCAAGTTCACGCCAGAGCAATCGGCACAAATCGAGGCGTTATTAAATGAGCTAAAGGCAACTGGCGGGTCGGTCGGTTCCACCGCTGCGCAGTCCGCGGTGCGGATCGAATTTGACCGTAAATTGCTGGCATTATTGACCAAAGAGCAGCGGTCCACCTGGGATAAAATGTCTGGCAACGGCGGGGGAGAAATCCCGCAGAATGCTTCAACCCCGGCTGAGGCGGCCAGTCCCCCCGTAGCTGCGACGAATGCAACGCCGGCGACGAGTCCCGCCAATTCCCCCATGCCCATGGAATCGAGCGCATCGCCAGGCACGGCGGATAGCCAGAACCTTGCGGGTGAGAGCGCGGCGGGCGACTCAAGCGAAATTAACCCGGGCCGCAATCGTCGTTTTAATGACCGTGGTCGCGGTCGGGACGATGGCGTGGCACCACCGGAAAATGCCATTGCCCGGGGAGAGAAGCTGCGGTTCAGCTTTCGCTTTACCCCATGGAAGGATGTGATTGAGTGGTTCGCGGGCCAGGCCGATCTTTCGCTGGTCTCGGATGTTTATCCTCCCGGCACGTTCAATTACCAAGACACCAAGTATTATAGTCCGACCGAGGCGTTGGAATTGCTGAACGGCATTTTACAAACCAAGGGTTACGCGCTGTTGCGGCGCGAACGGATGCTCATGGTGATCAATTTGCAGGATGGCATTCCGCAAAATTTGGTCCCGTTTGTCGATGCCAAGGAATTGGAACAGCGCGCAAATTCCGAGATGGTCAGTACGGTATTTCGGCTGGAGCGCCTTACCGCCGATGAGGCTTCCAATGAGATCAAGCTGCTCCTAGGCCCGCAAGGCTCGGTCATCAATTTTCCCAAGGCGCGGATGATCTCGGTCACGGACACCGTGGGCCGGTTAAAAACCATCAGGAGTGTCTTGGATCGCGTGGAAAACCCGGCGGAATTGACGAATGAATCCATTCAGCAACTCCAGCTTAGCCACTCGGGCGCAAATGAAGCCCTGGCCATGGTCAAGCAGCTATTGAATATTCCCGCTGACCGCAGTTCCAATGCGGATGGCTCGATTCGGCTCCTGGCCAATCCCGCCGCGAAAACACTGGTTGTCAGCGGCCGGCCCGATGGCATCGCCAAGGTAAAAGAAATTTTGCAGGTGGTTGATCAACCGGGGAATGGCTTGGGGGGAATAGACGGTTCTCCCCAGCTAGAAATTTACGCCACTGGCTCCGCCGACGGCGAAGCCCTCTTGCGCGTGCTGCAAACGTTGCTCTCGACCTCGCCGGATGTCCGGCTAGAGATCAATCCGCAAAACGGCAATTTGATCGCCCTGGCCCGTCCCGCCGAGCATGCCACTATTCGGGCCACACTGGACCAAATGCAAAAGGATTCCCGCAAGATCGAGGTTATCAAACTGCGGATGGTTGATCCCATCGTGGCCAAGGACACTATTGCCCGCTTGTACGAGGGGGCCAGCGGCGGGAGCGCGCCCTTGATCGAAGCGGAGGGTAATTCCCGGCAACTGATCGTCCGCGCTACCGATGGACAGTTGGCCCAAATCAAGGAAATGCTCAATCAAATGGGCGAAGGGGATGTCACCGACTCCACCCTGGCCACCGAGGAAAAGCTAAACAATGTGCGGCTAGTCCAGGTGAATCCGCGGATGATCGGCAGCGTGCTGGGCAAGGTTGAGCAAGTTTGGCCCGCCTTGCACAAAAACCGCATCCGGGTGATCACGCCCGCGAATTCCAGTTTGCCCGCCGGGTCCAGTACGATATACGCGGGAAGCGGTATCCAGGAACGCCGCGTCTGGCCGTCGGATCCCGCCCCAAGTTCCTCCCCCGGCACAACCCCTTCTCCGTCCGCCGAAAATCCCCAGCGCACGCCGAATATCGCCAATCCGCCGGCGGAAACCGCGCCCGATCCCCGTTTACCGCGCTCTCCGCGCGAACCCAGTGTTCCTGGCCCCATCCGCACTGAGACCGATTTAAAGCCGACACAATTTCGCGCGACCCCCCAACCGGCGTCGCAACCCTCCGAACAGCGTGGCAACCCCACGGCATTTCAATACGAGGCTCCACGTTATGAGGCGCCCTCGCTCGTAACAGTCCGGCGGCATCATCCCCCCGCCCAGGTATCTAATTTACCCCGTGCATCCCGCATTTACACAGTGGCACAACTGTCGACTACGGCCCCCTCTGATCCCGCGGCCAACCCCACGGATCGACCCTTGGACGGTGATCCAGGCCGATCGGCGGAAGATGCGGCGTCCCCGGATCCCAGCGAACCCCCTCCGGTGATTGTCTCGGTTGGTCCGGCGGGCATCATGATTACTTGCGATGATAAGCAAGCCCTGGATGATTTTGAATCACTCTTAAAGAGCATGGCCGGACCACAAACGGCCAACCAGCGCGAATTTACAATTTTTTACCTCAAATATGCCAAGGCGCAAGTCACCTCGGAATTGCTGGAGCAGATTTTTGCCACGGGAGGATCCTCCTCAAGTGGCGGCGGGGGGGGGCTGTTGGGTAATATAGCCGGCGCCGCCCTGGGGGGCTTTGGCGGGGGGTTGATGGGTGATCTGATGGGTTTTGGCGGAGGGGGCGGGGATAGCTCACCCACGCTCAAGGCCAGCGGCACGATTTCGATGATTCCGGACGCGCGGCTGAATGCATTGATTGTTCAGGCAAATCCCACGGACATCGATATGATCGAGCAACTGTTAAAAATCATCGATCAAGAAAGCAGTCCCGAGGAAGTGCAAATTGTTTCCCGTCCTCGCTTAATCGCCGTGTATTATACCTCCGCCAGCAGCATGGCTGATATTATTCGGGCCCAGTACTCCGACCGGATCACCAGTACGGGGGGGCAACCCCGCCAGCCTTCGCCCGAGGAGTTCATCCAGGCGTTGCGCGGAGGAAACAATCGCCGCAATAATAACCAGCGGCGGGCCGAGGAAACCTCCAAGATTTCCATCGGTGTCGATGCGCGGACAAATTCACTCATCGTCACCGCGCCCGAGCCGATTTTTCAAGAGATTAAGGAACTGGTCGCGCAGCTTGACCAAGAAGATAACGGTTCAAAGGAAGCGATGGCGCTGGTTAGCCTAAAAGGGTATAACTCGCAGACGGTTCAGCAGGCCTTGACCCAAATCATTGGCAGCGAGAACGTCATGACCAACCAAACCGCCCGTAATACCAACCGCAATAACACGGGCACCGGCGGTGGCGGCAATCAGGGTGGGAACGACTTTCAGCGGCAAGTCCAATTCATGCAGGGGCTGCAAGGTTTTCAAGGTGGGGGCGGTCGAGGATTTCCCGGCGGCGGTGGCGGCTTTCCCGGCGGCGGTGGCGGCTTCCCCGGTGGGGGTGGCGGCTTTCCTGGCGGCGGTGGCGGCTTTCCTGGTGGTGGTGGGGGTCGGGGCTTTCCTGGCGGCGGTGGAGGTTTTCCCGGTGGCGGTGGTTTTCCCGGTGGCGGGGGTGGCCGCGGACGCTAG